cggatataccggaccatgcaggcgtactggctcccttgagcactgagcctgcccaaccttacctggttgtatgctccccgtagcccgaccagtgcggggaggtggaataacccgcactgggctatgtaggcgaaccggggacaccatgcgtaaggctggtgccatgtatgccggcccgaggagacgcactggagaccagatgcgttgggccggcttcatgacatccggctcaatactcaatctagccctgccagtgcggggaggtggaataacccgcaccgggctatgcacacgtacaggagacaccgtgcgctctaccgcataacacagtgtctgcccgtactctcgctctccacggtaagatcgggaagttggcgcagctctcctacctgacttcgccacactaccctttagcccccccccccccccccccccaagacatttttgggcttgactaacaggcttcctaccgcgtcgtcgtgctgcctccattcgccggtatccctcctcacactacgccagagaatcccaggcgggctccggcactctccttgggtcgatcgcccacctgtcgatctcctcctacgtagtgtagcccagatccttctcctgcttccgggcTAGCTCCtaaaaacgccgcctctctgctttcgctgcctccagctcagctttggggcggcgatattcaactggctgtgcccatggacctttaccgtccaatatttcctcccatgtccagaaatcctgcgatcgctgttgctttctcccacgccgcttggtccttggtgggtgggtgattctgtaacggctgtctaattcctcctcctcggatgaggaggaggagtagggatcggaccaaaacgcagcgttagatgaatacatgaatgaatttaattaaagacaagacgaacacgaaaaaacacttggaaaattacaaaacaacaaaacgacgtagacagacctgaacttgagaatttacaatataacacgaagaacaggaacagactaaccaaacgaacgaaaactaaacagtcccgtgtggtgcgacatacacagacacagaaacaatcacccacaaacaaacagtgagaatgagaacagcctaccttaatatggttctcaatcagaggaaacgtcaaacacctgcctctaattgagaaccatatcaggcaacacatttaacccaacatagaaacacataacatagaatgcccaccccaactcacgccctgaccaactaaacacatacaaaaacaaggaaaacaggtcaggaacgtgacaactataCATTACCAGCCTCTCATAACAAGAAGTTTGCTCTCTCATATCACTCACTCATTATGATGTGCATAATGTTATgttattataataatattataCAGTAGATGGGTGCCCTTTGAGGTAAATGATCATAATTGGACCAGAgaattttctttttttctctctgtcattCAAACAGCAACAATCCAAAAATGGACCCCACCATGCACACAATGGGGAGTAATAAAGGATTTAGCTGGAAACCATTGTGTAAAGGGGCCCCTATGCCATTATGCCAACTCAGGACTTTTCACAATGGAGCTGGGGGTTCTTTTGACGTTAAGCCAGGTATAAAAGTACCCAAGGACGGAGAATACGCTATACATCTTCAGACCAAGTATCACCGTATATCTGTAGGCTACCCAAACAAGAGTCACCATGACCATGGGAAAGGTACGGCAACCTACAGTCTCTCACcactgaagaaactttcaaattgCAGTTGAACTTGAATTTTGAACTTGTCGTATTACTGTTTGGAGTCAATATTGTTGTTTCTTTTGACCTCCAGATTACCTTCTACGAGGACAGGAACTTCCAGGGCCGTTCCTATGAGACCAGCTCAGACTGCCCTGAGTTGACCTCCTACCTGAGCAGGTGCAACTCCTGCAGGGTGGAGAGCGGCTGCTTCATGGTGTACGACCGCTCCAACTTCCAGGGAAACCAGTActttgtgaggagaggagagtatgGTGACCACCAGCGTATGGGCATGTCTGACTGCATTAGGTCCTGCCGAAACATCCCCATGGTAAATAAACAACTAATTCATATGTTTCTGTAATCACTGATAGTAGTTTCGATTGGATAAAATAGTTATAATTGGAATAACATTTTATAATTCAAAAGAATTCTAATGGCTTTGGTTGTTGTGGTTTTCCATTACAGCACAGCGGCCAGTTCAGGATGAGGATCTACGAG
The window above is part of the Salvelinus namaycush isolate Seneca chromosome 7, SaNama_1.0, whole genome shotgun sequence genome. Proteins encoded here:
- the LOC120050556 gene encoding gamma-crystallin M3-like, which encodes MTMGKITFYEDRNFQGRSYETSSDCPELTSYLSRCNSCRVESGCFMVYDRSNFQGNQYFVRRGEYGDHQRMGMSDCIRSCRNIPMHSGQFRMRIYERENFGGQMHEMMDDCENMMDRYRMSDCQSCNVMDGHWLMYEQPNYKGRQMYLRPAEYRNFSNMGGSMGNMKWQSMRRIMDSC